The DNA window AGGTTCGGCCAGACCCCGTCCTGCATCCCGGCGACCACGACGGTGTCGAACGTCGTCCCGACGAGGGCGGCCGGTGTCGCGATCGTGACCGCCTGCCGGAATCCCGTCGGAGCCAGGGAATCGTCGCCGACCGTCTGTTCGAGGAGTCGGTCGAGGAAGACGGATGCCGGGGTCTCGGGTTCGGACTCGACGAAGGTGCGTGCGGCATCGGCCAGCTGCGTGATCGCGTCGAGGTCGCGGTTCGCCTCCTCGGCAGCCTGACCGCTGCCCTTCGACAAGGCCACCCAGCCGCGTTCGAGACCACTCCGGGACCAGAGCCCGTAGACGAGTTCCTCTGCCGAAGCCCCTGCCGCGGCCTGCGCGCGGGCCTCGGCGAGGCTGTCGGCGAGGGACCGGGCGCGGGCGGCCGACGGCGTCTCGAGTCCGATCAGCGCGCCGGGGACGGCGAACGCCTCTTCCAGCAGACGATCGGCGCTGCGGTCGAGCCCGTGCGCGAGGTCGGCGTGCCGGAGCGCCGCTCGGAGGCGTCTGACGCCGATCGAGTCGAGCCCGCCGAGGGCACTGTGGAGCAGCTCGGTCACGACCTCGGCGTCGAGCGGCGTGCGTCCGAGCGCGACCGACACGGCGAGGAGGACCGCCCTGACGAACGGGTGCTCCCTCAGTGGCGCTCCGCCGGTACTGGCCCGCGTGGGCACTTCGAGCGACGACAACCCGCGCTCGATCGCCGGGATGAGCCCGCCGCTCCGCGCGACCACGGCCATCTCGGCCCACGGGACCCCGTCGAGCACGTGACGTTCACGGAGGAACCTCGCGATGACGGCGATCTGCTCGGCGGGCGACCCCGCGGCGACGGTGACGACGGGGCGCGCCTGAGCCGCGGCGTCCGCGATCGGTGCCGCGGCCTGCCGGTGGCGTCCGGCACCCGCTGTGCCGATGCGGTCGGTCACGCCGCGCACGGTCGCTCGGATGCCGGGGGTGCCGCGATGCACCTGTTCGAGGAGCAGCGTGTCCACGGGGCGGCCGAGCACCTCGCCGAACCGCCCGAGGGCATCGGCGCGAGCACCGTGGAAGGCGCCGGTGGTGAGGTCGGGGTCGCCGAAGGCGACGATGGTGATCCCGTGGCGGGCGAGAGCGGCCAGGAGCTGCAGCACCCCGTGCGTCGCCTCCTGCGCATCGTCCACGAAGACCACCCGGAGCCGACCGAGGACACCGGTGCCCGGCTGCTGCTCGTCGAGGAGCCGTGCCGCACGCGCCAGCGCGGCAGCCGGTGTGAGGTGACCGCGCCAGTCATCGGCCAGGAAGCCCTCGATGAAGGCGGCGGAGGCGATCCACTCCGGGCGGTCGTGGAGCGAGCCGAGCCGACGCAGCTCCGCGGGCGCGACGTCGTGTTCGACGCTCCGCTCCATGAGGTTGCGGAGTTCGGTGCGGAAGCCCTGGAGTCGCCTGACCTCGGGCCCGAGCTCCGCGGGCCAGACCGGGCCGGTGCCGTCCACCTCGTCGCCGAGGAGGCGTTCGGCGATGGTCTGGTCTTGCTCGCCACCGGTGAGCAGCCGGGGCCGCCCGGTGCCGGCGAACGCCCCCGACCCCGCGATGACCTCGAGTGCCAGGGAGATCGCCGTGCGGGCGAGCGACCCGGGCGTCGCCCTGGCGACCCGCGCCTCGAGGCGGTCGCGGAGGACTTGCGCGGAGGATCGGGATGCAGCGATGACGAGCAGTTCGTCGGTACCGTAGCCGCGAGCGTGCACGCGCTCGGCGACCGCCTCGACGAGCGTCGTCGTCTTCCCGGAGCCCGGCGCACCGAGCACCACGGCCGACCGTGCGTCCGGGAGCCGCAGCACGGCGGACTGCGCGTCGTCGAGTGGGACGAGGGCCTCGACGGAGGCCGCGCGGTGCTGGTCGTGGACCGCGACCGTGGGGAGGTCGGAGGCGTCGGAACCGGTCATGGACCGCACGTTACCGGAGCCCGCCGACATCGTCGCGACCCGGGGCGGCGTTCCGGTGTTCGCTGACAGCAGGCGACCGCGACCGGTCCGTCGACGATGACTCCCGTAGTCTTGCCCTACGCAACCGAAAGGCACTCAAAGTGGAAATTCGCATCGGAATCCTCAACAGCCCTCGCGAGATCGGCTTCGAGACCTCGCAGCCCGCAGCCGAGATCGAACAGGCGGTCAAGACCGCCCTCGAGACGGACGCGAAGCTGCTCTCGCTGAAGGACGACAAGGGCACCAGCTACCTCATCCCGACCGCGGGCATCGGCTATGTCGAGCTCGGAACCGAGGAGTCGCGCCGCATCGGATTCGTCGGCTGATCATGGAGCTCCTCTTCGTCGTGCTCGGCGGCGCCATCCTCGGGCTGGCCGTCCGCTACCTCCTGCCGGGCAGGGACCAGCACGGAGCGGCGCTCGTCCCAGCGGTCGCCACCCTCGTCGCCGCCGTCGTGTGGGTCGTGGCGACCTGGGCCGGCATGGCCTGGGACGGCGGTTGGATCTGGGTCGCCGCCTTCGGCGCCTCAGCGATCGTGAGCGTCGTGGTCGACATCGTGCTCGTGCGTGTCCGCACCGCATCCGACGACGCCATGCTCGCGCGGCTCCAGCACGGGGTCACCGTCTGACGCGCCCGCCAGACCGAACGATGCCGCCGCTCCATCCGGAGCGGCGGCATCGTTCGTCGGAGGTGGTGACGTCGTTCAGGCCGTCAGACCGAGGGCGTCCATCCTCCTCGTGTGGTTCGCGATGAGCTCCGTGTAGATCGGTTCGACCCTGGCGTCGTCGGGCAGGGCCTTGCTCTCGGTCACGAGGGCGGACCTCGCGACGAGCATCGTGTCGCCGAGGAGGCGTCGTCCCCACATCGCGAGGGTCGAGGCTCGCTCCGGGTGGGAGGCGATCACGCGGTGCAGGATGCCGACGAGTGGATCCTCCTCAGGACCCGGGGCGACGATCGCCGCGAGGTCGCGGGCGTCCGCTCCGTCGAGGCCGCGCGCGAGCTCCGCGAAGAACTCGTCGAGGAATCCGCGGGTGACGAGGATGCCGAGGAGGAGTTCGTCCCACGTGCCGGTGCGCAGGATCGCCTGGAACTCGTCGCGGGACCTGGCGAACGGTGCGAGCACCGCGGTCGGGTCGTCGTTCGTCCGGCGGAGCCAGGCGAGGAGCGCCTGGTGTTTGCGCAGGGCGGTCGCGGCCGCCTCGGCGAGCGTCTCGCGATCGGCGTCGCTCGGGGCGTGTTCGACCGCGAACGAGAGCGTCATGAAGAAGCCGAGCTGCAGTTGCGCCACCTGACCGAGGTAGTCCGCCGTGCTCGGAGCGAGTTCGTGGAGATCGACGCGAGTCGCCTGGACCGTGTCGCCGCGGGAGCGCAACCGAGGCGTCTCCGTGCCGGGACGACGCCGACGTCGTGCAAACCAACCTGCCATGCGACCACCCTATCCGTCGTGCGCCGATCACCGTGTTCCGCGCGCCCAGCGGCCTCTCGGGACCTCCCGGGTAGAATAGCCGTGCCCCGGCGTCGGATCGGGGCCCTACACCTGTGTGCAATCGAAGGTGTAGACCATGACTGCACTGACAGGTATCTCCGTGACTTTCTCTGATCTCGGTGTCGACCAGGACATCGTCGACGCCCTCACGTCCAAGGGCATCATCGACCCATTCCCCATCCAGGAGCAGACGATCCCCCTGGGACTCGCCGGCCAGGACATCATCGGCCAGGCCAAGACGGGAACGGGCAAGACCTTCGGGTTCGGCATCCCGATCGTCCAGCGCCTCGGTCTCGACCCGGCACCCGGCGTCAAGACGCTCGTCGTCGTCCCGACCCGCGAGCTCGCCGTCCAGGTGTCCGAGGACATCGAGATCCTCATCTCGAACCGGTCCACGACGCTCGTCTCCATCTACGGTGGCAAGGCCTACGAAGGCCAGATCGAGCAGCTGAAGGCCGGCGCCCAGATCGTCGTCGGCACGCCCGGCCGACTCATCGACCTGAACAACCAGCGCCTCCTCGACCTCTCGGGCATCACCGAGATGGTGCTCGACGAGGCCGACAAGATGCTCGACCTCGGCTTCCTCGCCGACATCGAGAAGCTCTTCTCGAAGACGCCCGCCGCGCGCCACACGATGCTGTTCTCCGCGACCATGCCCGGTCCGATCGTGGCCCTGGCCCGCCGCTTCATGAGCAAGCCGATTCACATCCGCGCGAGCGACCCCGACGAGGGGCTCACGCAGGCCAACATCAAGCACCTCATCTACCGCGCGCACTCGCTCGACAAGGACGAGGTCATCTCGCGCATCCTGCAGGCCGAGGGTCGCGGCAAGACCGTGATCTTCACGCGGACCAAGCGTGCGGCCGCGAAACTGGTCGAGGAACTCAGCGACCGCGGATTCAATGCCGCAGCGGTCCACGGCGACCTCAACCAGGAGCAGCGCGAGCGCGCGATGGCGTCCTTCAAGGCCGGCAAGCGCGATGTGCTGATCGCCACCGACGTCGCCGCCCGTGGCATCGACGTCGACGACGTCACCCACGTCATCAACCACACGATCCCCGAGGACGAGAAGACGTACCTCCACCGCGTCGGCCGTACCGGTCGCGCCGGGAAGACGGGTATCGCCGTCACCTTCGTCGACTGGGACGACCTCCACAAGTGGGCGCTCATCAACCGTGCCCTCGAGTTCGGCCAGCCGGAGCCGACGGAGACCTACTCCTCGAGCCCGCACCTGTTCACCGACCTCGGGATCGCCGAGGGCACGAAGGGCCGGCTGAAGCCCGCCAAGGCCGTCGAGCCCGCTCCGCGCCGCGAGGGTTCGCGGAGCGCAGGCGGACGCGACGGTTCGCGGGGCAGCGGCGGACGCGACGGTTCGCGGACCAGCGGCGGTCGCGGTGGTGAGCGCGGCGGACGCGGAGGCGAGCGCACGCAGCCGAGCAGCACCCGGCTCGAGTCCCAGCCGAGCACCCGCGCCCACTCGCGGACGCACGACGCCGCCTCGACCGACACCGTCGACCGCAGCGCGCCCGCAGCAGGCACCCACGACGGCCACGGTTCGGAGCACCGCGACGGCAACAGCGCTCCCCGCCGTCGGAGCCGGACGCGCCGCACCGCACCCCCGGCCCCCACGGCGTAGATCCGTCACGCAGAACGCCCGCACCCTGAGGGGTGCGGGCGTTCTGCATGTCGCGAGCGCTCCGCTTGGAGCTGGATACCCCCGTGCGCACGTCGGCAAGCTCAGTGACCGAAGGACGTTCGACCGGGACGCCGGCAGCGCCGGATCAGTCGGGAAGGACGGGTTCCGAGCCGGTGGCCTCGTCGACGATGCGCCGGACGACGTCGATGTCCGTGGTGTTCTCGCCGAGGCGGTTCGGCTTACCGGTCCCGTGATAGTCGCTCGAACCGGTCGCCACGAGGCCCAGCTCGGAGGCGATCCGCCGCACGACGACCTTGCCCTCCTCGGTGTTCTCGCGATGCTCGATCTCGAGCCCGAACAGGCCCGCGTCGGCGAGTTCGCGGAAGTACGGCTCAGGCAGCATCCGGTCGCGGCCGGCCGGGACCGGGTGGGCGATCACGGGCACACCACCGGCGGCGCGGACGAGCTTGACCGCGGTCAGCGGGTCGGGGGCGTAGTGCGGCGCGTAGTACCCCGTGCGCGGATGCAGGATGCCGTCGAAGGCCTCACCGCGGTCCGCCACGATGCCGAGGGCGATCAGCGCGTCGGCGATGTGCGGACGACCGACCGTCGCACCCTCGCGGGTCTGCGCGAGGACGTCGGCCCAGGAGAGCGGGTAGTCGCCGCCGATCCGAGCCACGATGGCCTCGGCCCGGCGCAAGCGGGACTCGCGGATCTTGGCGGTCTCCTGCAGGAGGTCGCCGTTGAGCGGATCGATGAGGTAGGCGAGCAGGTGCACGCTCCGCCACTCGTACCGGGTGCTGAGTTCCATCCCGGGGAGCAGGGTGATGCCCTGCCGACGCGACTCGACGGACGCCTCGGCCCAACCTGCGGTCGAGTCGTGGTCCGTGAGGGCGATGGTGCCGAGCCCCGCGGCGCCGGCCGCGCGCATGAGTTGCGTCGGCGTCTCCGTGCCGTCCGAGACACTCGAGTGCGTGTGCAGATCGGCGGGACCGTGCATGTCTCGAGCGCTCACCACGGTTCCACCCTAGTCGCAGCTCGTCCTCCGGTGACTCCCAGACCGCTCGCCTACGCTGGCGCGAATGCTGAAGACTGTCGGTGCCGTCATCGCGGCCGTGATCGCGACAGCGGTCACGGTCCTGCTCGGCGTCGCCATCCTGCCCGGCCTGTTCGGGCTGGAGCAGACGCAGATCATCGTCCAGCTGAGCGCGTTCCGGCTGCTGCTCGCGATCCTGGCGGCGGGCGCCGCCCTCCTGGCCGTCGTGGTGGGGGTCCTGCTCAGGGGATCCCGCCGGGTGCTCCCCTTCGTGCTCGCCTCGGCACTCGCCGTCGTCTCGGTGACCGGCGCCGTCGTCACCGCGAGTCGAGGCGTCGACGACCGGGTGGTCGCGGGCGAGGCGACCGACCTCGCCGACCAGGTCACCGTCCTCGCGTGGAACACGCTGGGCGACGCGGTCGACCCGGGGACGATCGCGGCCATCGCGGTCCGTGAAGGTGCGGACGTCGTGTCCCTGCCGGAGACCTCCGCTGCGGCCGCCAGTGCGGTGGCAGCCGCGATGACCGCCTCCGGCCGACCGATGGTGGCCCATTCGACGGCATCGGACGCCCACGGGACGAGCCTGCTCGTGAGCACCGGGCTCGGCGAGTACGCGGTCCGAGCCCCCTCCCCGACCGGGTCGACGGCCATCGAGGACTCGGAGACGCTCATCGCGGACCCGGTCCTCGGTCGTGGACCGACCCTCGTCGCCGTCCACACGACGGCCCCGCTGCCGAGCCGGCTCGACGACTGGCGCGCGGAGCTCGCCGACCTCGCCGGACGTTGCGTCGCCGGCACCGACGTCATCATGGCGGGCGACTTCAACGCGACGCTCGACCACCTGGCCGGTCTGCGAGGCGACGGCGACCTGGGCGACTGCGACGACGCCGCGGCTGCGGACGCCGCCGCAGGGCTCGGCACCTGGCCGACGGAGCTGCCCGCCGTCCTCGGTGCGCCGATCGACCACGTCATGGCCAGCCCGACGTGGGTGTCCGTGTCGGCCCATGTGTTGACCGACGTCGACGGCACGGGCAGCGACCACCGACCGGTTGTCGCGACCCTGCTCCCCCGGACCCCACGCTGACCGTCGGGCCGGCGCATCGGTCCCGGTGCGACAATGGAACCATGGCGACTTCCGCAGACACATCCAGTTCGAACACCGTCCAGACCGAGGCGACCTCCAACCGGGCGGCCGCCTGGTCGGAAGGCTTCCGCGCGTTCATCGGCACCGGCTGGGCAGACCGCCCCGAGGTGCTCCCCGAGCCACGCGAGACGGCGAGCCTCGCCGCGGCCCGTCGCGACCGGCTGTCGGCGCTGTTCCCCGGCCAGCGCCTCGTCCTCCCCGCGGGTGGGATGAAGCAGCGCTCGAACGACACCGACTACCTCTACCGGGCGCACTCGGCCTTCTCGTACTACACCGGCTGGGCAGCGGATGCCGAGCCGGACAGCGTGCTCGTCCTCGACCCGGAGGAGTCCGGCCACACCGCGACGCTGTACTTCCGGGAGCGGGCAGGGCGCGACACCGACGAGTTCTACACGAACGCCGCCATCGGCGAGTTCTGGATCGGAGCCCGCCCGTCGCTGGCCCAGGTGGCCGCCGATCTCGCGATCGCGACCGCAGACCTCTCGGCGTTCCACGCGGACGCGACCGACCTGACGGTAGACGTCGACGCCGACCTCACCCGGGCGGTCTCCGAGATGCGCCTCGTGAAGGACCGATACGAGATCGCTCAGATGCGCCTCGCCGTCGATGCGACCGCGAGAGGGTTCGACGACGTCATCGCCGAGCTGCCCAAGGTGCTCGCGCACGAGCGTGGCGAGCGCATCGTCGAGGGCGTCTTCGCTGGTCGCGCCCGTGCCGACGGGAACGGCGTGGGCTACGAGACCATCGCTGCCGCCGGACCACACGCCTGCATCCTCCACTGGACGCGGAACGACGGACGGGTCCTCCCGGGCGACCTCATCCTGATCGACGCCGGCGTGGAACTCGACAGCTACTACACGGCGGACATCACGCGGACCATCCCGGTCTCGGGCACCTTCACGGAGGTGCAGCGTCGGGTGTACGAGGCGGTCCGTGAGGCCGCAGACGAAGCCTTCGCCATCGTCCGCCCCGGCATCCGGTTCCGCGAGGTGCACGCTGCGGCGATGGCCGTCATCGCCCGGAAGACCGCCGAGTGGGGGCTGCTCCCCGTGACCGCGGAGGAGGCGTTGCTCAAGGAGAACGAGCAGCACCGGCGGTACATGGTCCACGGCACGAGCCACCACCTCGGGACGGATGTGCACGACTGCGCCCAGGCGCGGCGCGAGATGTACGCCGACGCGGTCGTCGAACCGGGCATGGTGTTCACGATCGAGCCCGGGTTGTACTTCCAGGTCGACGACCTCACGGTCCCCGAGGAGTACCGCGGCATCGGCGTCCGGATCGAGGACGACATCCTCGTGACCGAGGACGGCGCGGAGAACCTGTCCGCCGGCATCCCGCGCACCGCCGACGAGGTCGAGGCCTGGCTCGCCCGCTGAGGCCCGCGCGCCGTTCCGCCGCTCGGCGTCCGACGCCGCGGGTCAGCCCGCGTCGGACGCCGGGCCGCGCTCGAGCAGGTTGCGCGCCCGGTTCGCGAGCTCGTCGCCCACGACGAGGTCGTACCGCGTGGCGATGACGAGCGTGGCCGAGGTGTACTCCTGACGCTTCCGCGTCACCGAGTAGGAGACGATGCCGAACAGCATGCCGAACGCGGCACCCATGAGCACCGCCGCGCCCAACAGCATGAGGTTCGTCTCCGGGTTGAAGATGACGAGGACGAGTCCGAGGAACAGACCGAGCCAGGCGCCGCTGACGGCACCGGCGCCCGCGGCACGCCCGTAACTGAGCCGCCCGGTCACGCGTTCGACGCTCTTCAGGTCACTGCCCACGATCGAGATCTCCTTCACCGGGAAGTCGGTGTGGGCGAGGGAGGAGATCGCGGCCTGCGCGGACTCGTAGCTGTCGTAGCTGGCCACCGTCTCGCCTCGCGGGATGACGCCGAGCGCCGGGGCGCACTTGCGGCCGAACTGTCGCGGATCACTCATGCCTCCATCCTCTCATCCCACCCCCAGGGGTCCGTCCTGGCAGGCCACCGGCGGGTAGGTTAGTAGGCGTGAGTGCAACCAGAGTGTTCGTCGCCAGGCTCGCCGGGTGCACCGTCTTCGACCCCGCGGGCGATCGTGTCGGCAAGGTCCGGGACGTGCTCGTCGTGTACCGCACCGGCAAATCCCCGCGCGTCGTCGGCCTGATCGTGGAGATCCCGGGCAAACGTCGCGTCTTCGTCTCCATCGGACGCGTCACGAGCATCGGTGCCGGGCAGATCATCACCACCGGCCTCATCAACGTCCGCAGGTTCGAACAGCGCGGCGGCGAGGTCCGCGTGATCGCCGAACTCTTCGGGCGGCGCGTCGTCTTCCGGGCGAACGGCGAGGAGGCGACGATCGAGGACGTCGCGATCGAGGAGCAGGGCCCTGGCGAGTGGCAGGTGTCGCAACTCTTCGTCCGACGCCCGAAGACCACCGCCTCGCCCTTCGTCAAGGGCCCGACGACCTTCGCCACCTGGAACGAACTGCGGGAGGAGCAGGAGCTCGGTGAGGCGCAGTCCGCCGAGCAGCTGATCGCGACGTACGCCGATCTGAAGCCGGCCGACCTCGCCAACACCCTCCTCGACCTCCCGCGCGATCGGATGATCGAGGTCGCCGAGGAGCTGTCCGACGACCGGCTCGCCGACGTGCTCGAGGAGATGCCCGAGACCGACCAGGTGCACATCCTCGCGCAGCTCGACGACGACCGCGCCGCCGACGTCCTCGACCAGATGCAACCCGACGACGCGGCCGACCTCATCGCCCAGCTCCCCGAGGATCGTGGTGAACACCTCCTCGAGCTCATGGAGCCGGAGGAGGCCGAAGACGTCCGCATGCTCCTCCGGTTCGATCCGGAGACCGCGGGTGGGCTCATGACGACCGAACCGATCATCCTCTCCGCCGACGCGACGGTCGCCGAGGCCCTCGCGTCGATCCGGCGCTCGGAGCTGGCCCCCGCACTGGCCGCCGGGGTCTGCATCACGCTTCCGCCGTACGAATCGCCCACGGGCCGGTTCCTCGGCATGGTGCACTTCCAGCGGATGCTCCGGTACCCGCCGCACGAGCGGCTCGGGACCCTGCTCGACCAGAGTCTCGATCCGGTGGGGGTCCGCACCTCGGCCGCCGAGGTCTCGCGTATCCTCGCGAGCTACAACCTCGTCCAGGTCCCCGTCGTGGACGAGCAGCATCGGCTGCTCGGGGTCGTGACGATCGACGACGTGCTCGACTACCTCCTCCCCGACGACTGGCGGAGCATCGACGAGAACGACGAACTCCCGGCTGCGGAACAGCGCATCGGATCGAACGGAAGGAGGGCAGGTCGTGGCACGAGCTCCCCGCAATGAAGTCCGACTCGACGCACCCAAGGGGCTGCGCAGCTCCGTCCGTTCCATCCGGCGCGCGCCCGCCTCGCGCGACCGCTTCGGACGGTTCACCGAGTGGATCGCCCGGGCGATGGGGACGCCCTGGTTCCTCGTCGGCCTGACCCTCTTCGTCATCCTCTGGATCGCCTGGAACACGTACGGCCCGATGTCCCTCCGGTTCGACTCCGTCGACATCGGCTTCGTCGCGCTGACCCTGGTGCTGTCGCTCCAGGCGTCCTACGCCGCGCCGCTCATCCTGCTGGCTCAGAACCGTCAGGACGACCGCGACCGCGTGCAGATCGAACAGGACCGTCAGCGGTCCGAGCGCAACCTCGCCGACACCGAGTACCTCGCCCGCGAGGTCGTCGCGCTCCGCCTGGCGCTCAAGGACATGGCGTCGAAGGACTTCATCCGCGCCGAGCTGCGTTCCCTGCTCGAGGAGCTGGACCGGGACCGCACCGATCAGCCCGAGCACGACGGGCCAGAGCGCCGGCGTGGCTGACGCGGAGCTCGCCGACCGGATCAGGACGGCGCTCGGACGGGTCATCGACCCCGAGATCCGCAAGCCGATCACCGAACTCGACATGGTCGGCCCGATCGACGTCGACGATCAGGGCGCGGCCGACATCACGATCAAGCTCACCATCGTCGGGTGCCCGGCGGCGACGAGCATCGAACGCGACGTACGGGAGGCCGCCGCATCCACGCCCGGGGTGACGCAGGTCGCGGTGGACGTCCAGGTGATGTCCACCGCGGAACGGCAGGCCCTGACCGACCGTCTCCGCGGGGGCCGCGGCGCGCGTGGCGTCCAGTTCGGTCCGGACTCGCTGACGCGGGTGTACACGGTCACGAGCGGCAAGGGTGGTGTCGGCAAGTCCACGGTGACCGCCAACCTGGCCGTCGCCCTCGCCGCCCGAGGCCTGCGGGTGGGGCTCGTCGACGCCGACGTCCACGGCTTCTCCATCCCAGGTCTGCTGGGCCTCGTCGAGAACGGCGTCGCCGTGAAACCGACCCAGGTCGGTGACATGATCCTGCCGCCCGTCGCGCACGGCGTGAAGGTCGTGTCGATCGGCATGTTCATCGACGCGCCGACCGACGGGACCACCGCCGTCGCCGTCGCCTGGCGCGGCCCGATGCTCCACCGCACGATCCAGCAGTTCCTCACGGACGTGTTCTTCGGCGATCTCGACGTCCTGCTGCTCGACCTCCCCCCGGGCACGGGTGACGTCGCGATCTCGATCGGTCAGTTGCTCCCGCACGCCGAGGTGCTCGTCGTCACGACGCCGCAGCCGGCCGCCGCCGAGGTCGCGGAGCGCAGCGGGGTGGTGGCACGGCAGACCGGCCAACGCGTGTACGGCGTCATCGAGAACATGGCGGGCCTTCCACAGCCCGACGGCAGCGTCCTGCCGTTGTTCGGCACCGGTGGCGGCGAGGCACTCGCGACGAGGCTCTCCGTCGGTCAGACCGAACCGGTACCGCTGCTCGCCTCCGTCCCGCTGAGCGTCACGCTCCGGCAGGGCGGCGACACCGGACGACCGGTCGTGCTCTCGGACCCGGCGGATCCTGCGGCCGCCGAGATCCTCCGTCTGGCGGGGCAGCTCGCGGGCCGTCCACGTGGCCTGGCCGGGAAGCGCCTGGGCGTCAGCACGAGCTGAAGCGGCCGGCGCGGAACGCGTCGCGCAGGACGCTCCGGACTCAGGTGGCTTCGAGGTCGAACGGCGGTGCCGCCGTCTCCCCGGCGGCCAGGCGGCGAAGACGCTCGTCGGTCGACGCCTGGATCGACTTCGGTTTCTCGAGGGACGGGGCGGTCGCTGCCGCCGCGGCTGCCGGCGCAGCAGCCAGGGGCGCGGTCGTCGGCGTCACCGGCGGCTCGTCGTCGAGCAAGGCTTCGCGGATGATGCGCCGGGGATCGTACTGTCGGGGATCGAGCTTCTTCCAGTCGACCTCGTCGAACTCCGGGCCCATCTCCTCGCGCATCCGGTCCTTCGCGCCGGAGGCCAGGTCGCGGAGGGTCCGGACGAGCCTCGCCAGCTGGGACGCGTAATACGGCAGACGCTCGGGACCGAGCAGGAACACGGCGATGACCCCGATGATGAGGAGTTTGTCGAACGTCAGACCGAACACGTGATCAGACTACCGCGCGAGCCTCAGCTCGCGGAGCCCTTGCAGGCCATACGCTGAGATCCGGAGGCAAGGTGTCAGAACACAATCTCAACTGGAAGTACGCGGGCGACGTGGTCGTCGAGAGTGCTGCGATGCACACCGCTCGTGCGCACGCGCACGAACTCGGCGTGGAGGCGATCTCCCCGGCGATCGGCGCACAGCTCGCAGTGGTCGCCGCGGCGACCCGCGCGGAGTCCATCGTCGAGGTGGGCACCGGGACGGGCGTCTCCGGACTCTGGCTCCTCCGCGGCGCCACGAACGCCGTGCTGACCTCCATCGACACGGAGATCGTCCACCAGCAGCAGGCTCGGGCGGCGTTCACGGAGGCCGGCATCACCACCAACCGCATCCGCCTCATCACCGGCAGCGCGCTCGACGTGCTGCCCCGCATGAACGAGAACTCCTACGACCTCGTCCTCGTCGACGGCGATCCGGGATCCGTGATCGAGTACGTCGAGCATGGCCTCCGACTCGTCCGGCCCGGCGG is part of the Plantibacter sp. Leaf314 genome and encodes:
- a CDS encoding UrvD/REP family ATP-dependent DNA helicase, which codes for MTGSDASDLPTVAVHDQHRAASVEALVPLDDAQSAVLRLPDARSAVVLGAPGSGKTTTLVEAVAERVHARGYGTDELLVIAASRSSAQVLRDRLEARVARATPGSLARTAISLALEVIAGSGAFAGTGRPRLLTGGEQDQTIAERLLGDEVDGTGPVWPAELGPEVRRLQGFRTELRNLMERSVEHDVAPAELRRLGSLHDRPEWIASAAFIEGFLADDWRGHLTPAAALARAARLLDEQQPGTGVLGRLRVVFVDDAQEATHGVLQLLAALARHGITIVAFGDPDLTTGAFHGARADALGRFGEVLGRPVDTLLLEQVHRGTPGIRATVRGVTDRIGTAGAGRHRQAAAPIADAAAQARPVVTVAAGSPAEQIAVIARFLRERHVLDGVPWAEMAVVARSGGLIPAIERGLSSLEVPTRASTGGAPLREHPFVRAVLLAVSVALGRTPLDAEVVTELLHSALGGLDSIGVRRLRAALRHADLAHGLDRSADRLLEEAFAVPGALIGLETPSAARARSLADSLAEARAQAAAGASAEELVYGLWSRSGLERGWVALSKGSGQAAEEANRDLDAITQLADAARTFVESEPETPASVFLDRLLEQTVGDDSLAPTGFRQAVTIATPAALVGTTFDTVVVAGMQDGVWPNLRVRDSLLGASELVELLEGTATPTADARRAVLHDELRLFAQATSRANRSLMVVAVVDDDHQASPFLTLLPEPDPHRAALSPLSLRGLVGNLRRSLTRRVRPADPAERAASASALAILAEAGVPGAPPEEWYGVADPTSTEPLHDPTVEELPVSPSRMEAFEECPLHWAIARLGGGASGFASGLGTIVHAALEHAESSDESALWAAVEDRWDELHFEASWEGEATKRRAAELVHRLSAYLHDAERAGVTSIGNESRFSLRIPIGELGGAAVLGGSIDRVEVVPATGGTRRVVIADLKTGGSAPRQDRDVADMAQLGAYQLALASGAIAGTEGMPSGGAKLIVVSAGTKRKEYYDPAQPALDDEALDRFRERVIADAIGMAGAVFEARVGTHCHDPFAFGECAIHVVPAVSS
- a CDS encoding ferritin-like fold-containing protein, encoding MAGWFARRRRRPGTETPRLRSRGDTVQATRVDLHELAPSTADYLGQVAQLQLGFFMTLSFAVEHAPSDADRETLAEAAATALRKHQALLAWLRRTNDDPTAVLAPFARSRDEFQAILRTGTWDELLLGILVTRGFLDEFFAELARGLDGADARDLAAIVAPGPEEDPLVGILHRVIASHPERASTLAMWGRRLLGDTMLVARSALVTESKALPDDARVEPIYTELIANHTRRMDALGLTA
- a CDS encoding PHP domain-containing protein; the encoded protein is MHGPADLHTHSSVSDGTETPTQLMRAAGAAGLGTIALTDHDSTAGWAEASVESRRQGITLLPGMELSTRYEWRSVHLLAYLIDPLNGDLLQETAKIRESRLRRAEAIVARIGGDYPLSWADVLAQTREGATVGRPHIADALIALGIVADRGEAFDGILHPRTGYYAPHYAPDPLTAVKLVRAAGGVPVIAHPVPAGRDRMLPEPYFRELADAGLFGLEIEHRENTEEGKVVVRRIASELGLVATGSSDYHGTGKPNRLGENTTDIDVVRRIVDEATGSEPVLPD
- a CDS encoding endonuclease/exonuclease/phosphatase family protein; translation: MLKTVGAVIAAVIATAVTVLLGVAILPGLFGLEQTQIIVQLSAFRLLLAILAAGAALLAVVVGVLLRGSRRVLPFVLASALAVVSVTGAVVTASRGVDDRVVAGEATDLADQVTVLAWNTLGDAVDPGTIAAIAVREGADVVSLPETSAAAASAVAAAMTASGRPMVAHSTASDAHGTSLLVSTGLGEYAVRAPSPTGSTAIEDSETLIADPVLGRGPTLVAVHTTAPLPSRLDDWRAELADLAGRCVAGTDVIMAGDFNATLDHLAGLRGDGDLGDCDDAAAADAAAGLGTWPTELPAVLGAPIDHVMASPTWVSVSAHVLTDVDGTGSDHRPVVATLLPRTPR
- a CDS encoding DEAD/DEAH box helicase, producing the protein MTFSDLGVDQDIVDALTSKGIIDPFPIQEQTIPLGLAGQDIIGQAKTGTGKTFGFGIPIVQRLGLDPAPGVKTLVVVPTRELAVQVSEDIEILISNRSTTLVSIYGGKAYEGQIEQLKAGAQIVVGTPGRLIDLNNQRLLDLSGITEMVLDEADKMLDLGFLADIEKLFSKTPAARHTMLFSATMPGPIVALARRFMSKPIHIRASDPDEGLTQANIKHLIYRAHSLDKDEVISRILQAEGRGKTVIFTRTKRAAAKLVEELSDRGFNAAAVHGDLNQEQRERAMASFKAGKRDVLIATDVAARGIDVDDVTHVINHTIPEDEKTYLHRVGRTGRAGKTGIAVTFVDWDDLHKWALINRALEFGQPEPTETYSSSPHLFTDLGIAEGTKGRLKPAKAVEPAPRREGSRSAGGRDGSRGSGGRDGSRTSGGRGGERGGRGGERTQPSSTRLESQPSTRAHSRTHDAASTDTVDRSAPAAGTHDGHGSEHRDGNSAPRRRSRTRRTAPPAPTA
- a CDS encoding DUF3107 domain-containing protein — encoded protein: MEIRIGILNSPREIGFETSQPAAEIEQAVKTALETDAKLLSLKDDKGTSYLIPTAGIGYVELGTEESRRIGFVG